In Desulfovibrio sp. 86, the following proteins share a genomic window:
- a CDS encoding SHOCT domain-containing protein, with amino-acid sequence MHACNYLNFFGWGGGWIGMLLAITVLVLAVYFIFRLIGRKPCNFDRRDTLNILKRRLASGEISQEEYEKLKNVI; translated from the coding sequence ATGCATGCTTGTAATTATCTGAATTTTTTCGGCTGGGGGGGCGGTTGGATAGGAATGCTTCTTGCGATTACGGTGCTGGTTCTGGCGGTATACTTTATCTTTCGTCTTATAGGACGCAAACCGTGCAACTTTGACCGCCGTGATACGCTGAACATTTTGAAACGACGCCTTGCTTCCGGTGAAATCTCGCAGGAAGAATACGAAAAGCTCAAAAACGTGATCTGA
- the cmk gene encoding (d)CMP kinase: MSARLPVVTLDGPAGVGKTTLARRMAESLGLAYLDTGAMFRCMALKLGPGAEKLPEDELRSRCGQWTFTLSGMGQQSTLFCNGVAVRGEVRTEQVGMLAARIATVPVVRDILRQTQRAIGESSPLVAEGRDMGTVVFPDARFKFFLDAAPEVRAMRRLRDLEERGEAAELTSLTEQIRQRDALDRNRAVAPLRPAPDALIVDTSRLDIEGVLGVMLHHINVHGGSQSLHA; this comes from the coding sequence ATGAGCGCCCGCCTGCCCGTTGTTACGCTGGACGGCCCGGCCGGGGTCGGCAAGACCACCCTGGCCCGCCGCATGGCCGAAAGTCTGGGCCTGGCCTATCTGGATACCGGCGCCATGTTTCGCTGTATGGCCCTCAAGCTGGGGCCCGGGGCGGAAAAACTCCCGGAAGATGAGCTGCGCAGCCGCTGTGGGCAATGGACCTTCACACTCAGCGGCATGGGGCAGCAATCAACCCTGTTCTGCAATGGCGTGGCCGTGCGCGGTGAAGTCCGCACCGAGCAGGTGGGCATGCTGGCAGCCCGCATCGCCACAGTGCCGGTGGTGCGCGACATCCTGCGCCAGACCCAAAGGGCCATTGGCGAGAGCTCGCCCCTGGTGGCCGAGGGCCGCGATATGGGCACCGTGGTTTTTCCCGACGCGCGCTTCAAGTTTTTTCTGGATGCGGCCCCGGAAGTGCGCGCCATGCGGCGACTGCGCGACCTTGAAGAACGGGGGGAAGCCGCTGAACTGACAAGCCTCACAGAACAGATACGCCAGCGTGACGCCCTTGACCGCAACCGGGCCGTGGCCCCGCTGCGCCCTGCCCCGGACGCCCTTATCGTGGATACGTCGCGCCTGGACATTGAAGGCGTTCTTGGCGTCATGCTGCACCACATCAATGTGCACGGGGGCAGCCAGAGCCTGCACGCCTGA
- a CDS encoding sigma-54-dependent transcriptional regulator, whose amino-acid sequence MSATSAVRLMVVDDDRNHREMLRALLEEWGYDPVTVDNGEEAVAMCQESPFDLILMDVRMGGMNGIEATRAIKSYNPAIPVLIMTAYSDVANAVEALKAGAYDYLTKPLAFDALKLALERALDHANLRDEVRALRHELAANVDSRNVIGQSPAMRQVLGLVSAIAASEATVLITGESGTGKEVIAKLIHANSNRAKGPYVAVNCAALTETLLESELFGHEKGAFTGAEKRREGRFLAANKGTIFLDEIGEIPLSMQVKLLRVIQERELQRVGGDQTIKVDVRILAATNKDLALEVEEGRFRQDLYYRLNVVSLQLPPLRDRLEDIPLLAMHFMKIFADRNGKMVKGFTPAAMDRLVKHTWPGNVRELENAVERAVVLLVGEYISERELPPTIAEAEEESPRSSRLDFANMTLEEIERLAVQDTLEQVGGNKSEAARRLGINRKTLLAKLGDGK is encoded by the coding sequence ATGAGTGCGACTTCAGCTGTCAGACTGATGGTGGTGGACGACGACCGCAACCACCGCGAAATGCTCCGGGCCCTGCTGGAAGAGTGGGGCTATGATCCCGTTACTGTAGACAATGGGGAAGAGGCCGTGGCCATGTGCCAGGAAAGCCCCTTTGACCTCATCCTTATGGACGTGAGGATGGGAGGCATGAACGGCATTGAGGCCACCCGCGCCATCAAGAGCTATAATCCCGCCATCCCCGTGCTGATCATGACGGCGTACTCCGATGTGGCCAACGCGGTGGAAGCCCTCAAGGCCGGAGCGTATGACTACCTGACCAAGCCCCTGGCCTTTGACGCCCTCAAGCTGGCGCTGGAGCGCGCGCTGGATCACGCCAATCTGCGCGACGAGGTGCGCGCCCTGCGTCACGAATTGGCCGCCAACGTCGATTCCCGCAACGTCATCGGTCAGAGTCCGGCCATGCGTCAGGTGCTGGGCCTGGTTTCAGCCATTGCGGCTTCCGAGGCCACGGTGCTCATCACCGGTGAATCCGGCACGGGCAAGGAGGTCATCGCCAAGCTGATCCACGCCAACAGCAACAGGGCCAAGGGGCCGTATGTGGCCGTCAACTGCGCGGCCCTGACGGAAACCCTGCTGGAGTCCGAACTGTTCGGCCATGAAAAGGGGGCCTTTACCGGGGCGGAAAAACGCCGCGAGGGGCGTTTTCTGGCGGCCAACAAGGGCACAATCTTTCTGGATGAAATTGGCGAGATTCCTTTGTCCATGCAGGTCAAGCTGTTGCGCGTCATTCAGGAGCGCGAGCTGCAACGTGTGGGCGGCGATCAGACCATCAAGGTGGATGTGCGCATCCTGGCCGCCACCAACAAGGATCTGGCGCTTGAAGTGGAGGAGGGACGCTTTCGGCAGGACCTTTACTACAGGCTCAACGTGGTTTCCCTGCAGTTGCCGCCCCTGCGCGACCGGCTTGAGGACATCCCCCTGCTGGCCATGCATTTCATGAAAATTTTTGCCGATCGTAACGGCAAGATGGTCAAGGGCTTCACCCCTGCGGCCATGGACAGGCTCGTCAAGCACACCTGGCCCGGCAATGTGCGCGAACTGGAAAACGCGGTGGAACGCGCCGTTGTGCTGCTGGTGGGGGAATACATCAGCGAGCGCGAACTGCCGCCCACCATTGCCGAAGCCGAGGAGGAAAGCCCGCGTTCGTCAAGGCTGGACTTTGCCAACATGACGCTGGAAGAAATCGAGCGCCTGGCCGTGCAGGATACCCTTGAACAGGTCGGCGGCAATAAGAGCGAAGCCGCGCGGCGTCTGGGCATCAACCGCAAGACGCTGCTGGCCAAGCTGGGCGACGGCAAGTAG
- a CDS encoding sensor histidine kinase yields MLPQFSVWHTIRGKIALGTSLFLAMLLLLGGIACYDLERIDRATRLIDMVDDLRSDVLEMRRYEKNLQLFPGRKGDLIALRSFVDLARDRATSVGQSYNAAMGRRVGDGAHHNLDLLLEGIGVYEALLNAVPTDGAALTDQGQRLSELADSAVRRMRQGIFTAVGDLRAQLLGAIAALLACGVAFAWHIGRHIMRALGAIENAARSVGAGQPLPPPPPQLEEEARHVLQTLDGMAVELEKRHALLLQEKKLASLGVLTSGVAHQLNNPLNNISVGCQLLGEDVNDARQGLRPMPTADDVTAQLNEIQAEVVRARDIVRGLLDFARDRPFTVAQHDLAGVVRRAVSLVRHDMGAAVRIVVDVPDGLQLPMDAQRIQEVLINLLLNASQAMNGSGEVRISARVDEPAGMAELRVHDTGKGIAPEHLGRVFDPFFSLKPVGEGTGLGLSIAFGIVGKHKGTLEAQSEPGQGACFTLRLPLESRRDANVSGAES; encoded by the coding sequence ATGCTTCCCCAATTTTCTGTCTGGCATACCATTCGCGGCAAGATCGCCCTGGGCACGAGCCTGTTTCTGGCCATGCTGCTGCTCTTGGGCGGCATTGCCTGCTATGATCTTGAACGTATCGACAGGGCGACCCGCCTCATCGACATGGTGGACGACCTGCGCAGCGATGTGCTTGAGATGCGCAGGTACGAAAAGAATCTGCAGCTTTTTCCCGGCAGAAAGGGCGATCTCATTGCCCTGCGCAGCTTTGTGGATCTGGCGCGGGATCGGGCCACATCCGTGGGGCAGAGCTATAATGCCGCCATGGGCCGCCGGGTGGGCGACGGCGCGCACCACAATCTTGACCTGCTGCTTGAAGGCATTGGCGTCTACGAAGCCCTGCTGAACGCCGTGCCCACAGACGGCGCGGCGCTGACAGATCAGGGGCAGCGGCTGAGCGAACTGGCGGATTCGGCGGTGCGGCGCATGCGCCAGGGCATCTTTACCGCCGTGGGCGACCTGCGCGCCCAGCTGCTGGGGGCCATTGCGGCCCTGCTGGCCTGCGGCGTAGCTTTTGCCTGGCACATAGGCAGGCACATCATGCGCGCGCTTGGAGCCATAGAAAACGCCGCGCGCAGCGTTGGCGCAGGGCAGCCCCTGCCGCCGCCCCCGCCCCAGCTTGAGGAAGAAGCGCGCCATGTGCTCCAGACCCTCGACGGCATGGCGGTGGAGCTGGAAAAGCGGCACGCTCTGCTGTTGCAGGAAAAAAAGCTGGCTTCGCTGGGCGTGCTGACCTCGGGCGTTGCCCACCAGCTGAACAATCCCCTCAACAATATTTCTGTGGGCTGCCAGTTGCTCGGCGAGGACGTCAACGACGCCAGACAGGGCCTGCGCCCCATGCCCACGGCGGATGACGTGACCGCGCAGTTGAACGAGATTCAGGCCGAGGTCGTCCGCGCCCGCGACATTGTGCGCGGTCTGCTGGACTTTGCGCGCGACAGGCCCTTTACCGTCGCCCAGCACGATCTGGCTGGCGTGGTGCGCAGGGCTGTGTCCCTGGTGCGGCACGACATGGGCGCGGCGGTGCGCATTGTGGTGGACGTGCCTGACGGCCTGCAACTGCCCATGGATGCCCAGCGTATTCAGGAAGTGCTCATCAACCTGCTGCTCAATGCCAGCCAGGCCATGAACGGCAGCGGCGAGGTGCGCATATCCGCCCGTGTGGACGAGCCTGCGGGCATGGCGGAGTTGCGCGTGCACGACACGGGCAAGGGCATAGCGCCGGAGCATCTGGGCCGTGTGTTTGATCCCTTTTTCAGCCTCAAGCCCGTGGGCGAGGGAACGGGCCTTGGCCTGTCCATAGCCTTTGGCATTGTGGGCAAGCACAAGGGAACACTGGAGGCGCAGAGCGAACCGGGGCAGGGCGCGTGCTTTACCCTGCGGCTGCCTCTTGAGTCCCGGCGCGACGCAAACGTTTCAGGAGCAGAGTCATGA
- a CDS encoding universal stress protein has translation MKEIKKILCAVDLSEHSKDVAEYAVLLAKGLNASVVVVYTAPSLSQYVGFHVPPNTIENFVGEIVSGAEKSMESFVAENFAGVTATGKVLIGYAAEEILAHAKEEEVDIIVMGTHGRKGIDRILFGSVAEKVVKNADMPVLTVRPS, from the coding sequence ATGAAGGAAATCAAAAAGATTCTTTGCGCGGTAGACCTATCGGAACACAGCAAGGATGTGGCTGAATACGCCGTTCTGCTTGCAAAGGGATTGAACGCAAGCGTTGTGGTTGTATACACCGCTCCTTCGCTGAGCCAGTATGTGGGCTTTCACGTGCCCCCCAACACCATAGAAAACTTTGTGGGCGAAATCGTCTCCGGCGCTGAAAAGTCCATGGAATCTTTTGTGGCTGAAAACTTTGCTGGCGTAACGGCCACAGGCAAGGTGCTCATCGGCTACGCCGCCGAAGAAATCCTGGCCCACGCCAAGGAAGAAGAGGTGGACATCATCGTCATGGGCACCCACGGCCGCAAGGGCATCGACAGAATCCTCTTTGGCTCCGTTGCCGAAAAGGTGGTCAAAAACGCCGACATGCCCGTGCTGACCGTACGCCCCAGCTAG
- a CDS encoding ATP-binding protein, producing MKSRFSRIFSVRGVRALHLGLSPWMIMGMAIILGLTISALAVRSNQRGKTYMIQNLLDRAEALIWALEAGARTGLCTPLGNSDGLQSLLAETAKQPGIVFMAVANNAGEMLAYSVPGRTRHKNRGNDDTSSSGQGAGGDGRIPAQAQQGEKSLAIIMPTAVQVTEKPAWRLRQWGDRKVFEVYRAFVPLEDDRPMPLPMRGHGQHNMGRSRGMMGVDIPHGPMSPRRMEPQSQPQIQPEPQAAGPGMPGLRPPPPHAGMWGDGSAWPSAQLHPGQPRQPQGVVVVGLDLKPFEAALAADLRYNAMSAALVAALGLAGFVSLFWAQNYRHSRKMLRDSRAMASEVVANLPLGLLTSDPSGRVAMVNDTALRMFDLVRNTAVYAPLTGLPGLDWKALVAELAGGRKVLERECVLTTGRAGAVISLSAAAMRNQDGVFLGNVFILRDITEVKRLQADAQRNDRLSALGHLAAGVAHEVRNPLSTIKGVALYIAKRMLPGGREEEAAQRMIDEVDRLDRVVSELLEFARPGAINTTDADLAEIVNRALRLTEADVRARNIQVTLDVAPDLPPVRVNAERLTQALLNLFLNAVQAMGDGGQLHVGARLSPDGQSFSLSVRDNGPGIPRDIQAAIFTPYFTTKPSGTGLGLAIVYQIVEGHGGSVSVNSDPGHGTEFILVLPVRGRDAAVSA from the coding sequence ATGAAGAGCAGATTTTCAAGAATATTTTCCGTCAGAGGGGTGCGCGCCCTGCATTTGGGGCTTTCGCCCTGGATGATTATGGGCATGGCCATCATTCTCGGGCTGACCATTTCGGCTCTTGCGGTGCGCAGCAACCAGCGCGGCAAGACATATATGATACAGAACCTCCTGGACCGGGCCGAGGCCCTCATATGGGCCCTGGAGGCGGGCGCGCGCACGGGCTTGTGCACACCCCTGGGCAATTCGGACGGCCTGCAGTCCCTGCTGGCGGAAACTGCCAAGCAGCCCGGCATTGTTTTCATGGCTGTGGCCAACAATGCGGGCGAAATGCTGGCCTACAGCGTGCCAGGGCGCACCCGCCACAAAAACCGGGGCAATGACGACACTTCTTCGTCCGGGCAGGGAGCAGGCGGCGATGGCAGGATTCCCGCGCAGGCGCAACAGGGCGAAAAGTCCTTGGCCATTATCATGCCCACGGCGGTGCAGGTGACGGAAAAGCCCGCATGGCGTCTGCGCCAGTGGGGCGACAGAAAGGTTTTTGAGGTGTACCGCGCCTTTGTGCCGCTGGAAGATGACCGCCCCATGCCATTGCCCATGCGCGGGCACGGGCAGCACAACATGGGGCGCAGCAGGGGCATGATGGGCGTGGATATCCCACATGGCCCCATGTCGCCCAGAAGGATGGAGCCCCAGTCCCAGCCCCAGATCCAGCCAGAGCCTCAGGCCGCAGGGCCAGGCATGCCGGGCTTGAGGCCACCGCCGCCCCATGCCGGAATGTGGGGCGACGGCAGCGCCTGGCCATCTGCCCAACTGCATCCGGGCCAGCCACGGCAACCCCAGGGCGTGGTCGTGGTGGGGCTTGATCTCAAACCATTTGAAGCGGCCCTGGCGGCGGATCTTCGCTATAACGCCATGTCGGCTGCCCTGGTGGCGGCTCTGGGCCTTGCGGGCTTTGTTTCACTGTTCTGGGCGCAGAATTACCGCCATTCACGCAAGATGTTGCGCGATTCACGGGCTATGGCTTCAGAAGTGGTGGCCAACCTGCCTCTGGGCCTTCTGACCAGCGATCCTTCGGGCAGGGTGGCCATGGTCAACGACACTGCCCTGCGCATGTTCGACCTTGTCCGGAATACGGCCGTGTACGCGCCTTTGACCGGGTTGCCGGGGCTGGACTGGAAGGCGCTGGTGGCGGAACTGGCAGGGGGCCGCAAGGTTCTTGAGCGCGAATGTGTCCTCACCACAGGGCGCGCGGGCGCGGTGATCAGCCTCAGCGCCGCCGCCATGCGCAATCAGGACGGCGTTTTTCTGGGCAATGTGTTTATTCTGCGCGACATTACCGAGGTCAAACGCCTGCAGGCAGACGCGCAGCGCAACGACCGCCTGTCGGCTCTGGGCCATCTGGCCGCCGGTGTGGCGCATGAGGTGCGCAATCCTTTGAGCACCATCAAGGGCGTGGCCCTCTACATCGCCAAGCGCATGCTGCCCGGCGGCCGTGAAGAGGAAGCCGCCCAGCGCATGATTGACGAAGTGGACAGGCTGGACAGGGTCGTCTCCGAACTGCTGGAATTCGCCCGGCCCGGAGCCATCAACACCACGGACGCCGATCTTGCCGAAATCGTCAACCGTGCCCTGCGCCTGACCGAAGCCGATGTGCGCGCCAGAAACATTCAGGTCACGCTTGACGTGGCCCCTGATCTGCCGCCGGTACGGGTCAATGCCGAACGCCTCACCCAGGCGCTGCTCAACCTCTTTCTTAATGCCGTGCAGGCCATGGGTGATGGCGGGCAACTGCACGTGGGCGCGCGCCTGTCGCCTGACGGGCAGAGCTTCAGCCTTTCTGTCCGCGACAATGGCCCCGGTATTCCCAGAGACATTCAGGCGGCCATCTTTACGCCCTATTTTACCACCAAGCCTTCGGGCACGGGCCTTGGGCTGGCCATTGTCTACCAGATTGTCGAAGGGCACGGCGGCAGCGTGAGCGTCAATTCCGATCCGGGGCACGGCACGGAGTTCATCCTTGTGCTGCCTGTTCGCGGCAGGGATGCAGCCGTTTCGGCGTGA
- a CDS encoding tetratricopeptide repeat protein: MSNQLDYEINKELGECYLFMGDFDKAEEYYRKAANSDAQSAAPYMGLATVAVQRSELDKALVLYQKAAAVEETDKALCGIGLVLMEQGQHEGAFDYFARAMNKNPENIIALNCLVREAYQLDRVENVLPHLEDTLRTGVEAEAVRVTLAGCLIYLGRSEDARQHLETVLGANPANNNAKELFDTMAA, encoded by the coding sequence ATGAGCAATCAACTGGATTACGAAATCAATAAAGAATTGGGCGAATGCTACCTGTTCATGGGCGACTTTGACAAGGCTGAAGAATATTACCGCAAGGCTGCCAACAGCGACGCCCAGAGCGCGGCCCCGTACATGGGCCTGGCCACTGTGGCCGTACAGCGCTCCGAGCTTGACAAGGCTCTGGTTCTGTACCAAAAGGCCGCCGCGGTTGAAGAGACCGACAAGGCCCTGTGCGGCATCGGCCTGGTTCTTATGGAACAGGGCCAGCACGAAGGGGCTTTTGACTACTTTGCCCGCGCCATGAACAAAAACCCTGAAAACATCATCGCCCTGAACTGCCTTGTGCGTGAAGCCTATCAGCTGGACCGCGTTGAAAACGTGCTGCCCCATCTGGAAGACACCCTGCGCACCGGCGTTGAAGCCGAAGCCGTTCGCGTGACCTTGGCCGGATGCCTTATCTACCTTGGCCGCAGTGAAGATGCCCGTCAGCATCTGGAAACTGTGCTTGGCGCCAACCCCGCCAACAACAACGCCAAAGAACTTTTTGACACAATGGCCGCGTAG
- a CDS encoding sigma-54-dependent transcriptional regulator has translation MTTERFRLAEQASIQATPDEPRRSSHGRDAAQRAGGGGRLLIIDDERMARANLARALERGGHESAQAGSGEEGLKLLAEQDIDVVITDIAMAGMNGMEVLKAVRSSKPDVEVIMVTGYPMIESAVEAMRLGAFHYLAKPYSLEEARILVARALEKRRLRQQVVQMRAQLEASGSVPEMVGASPAMGGLRQALMRLAPTDVAVLLQGETGTGKELAARTMHAQSQRARRRFLAINCGALSPELLESELFGHEQGAFSGAVRRKEGLFEAASGGTLFLDEIGEMPAGMQVKLLRVLQEQTLRRVGGTVDIPVDVRIIAATNRNLKEEVEAGRFRRDLYYRIAVVTQELPSLRSRVEDIPMLARFFLARLAEQGGAAPLDIDEAALDALRQYPFPGNVRELANILERAAVFCPPGGSIGLSHLSPEVSEPGLHPSTTPSAAPVAASPHLSTTVSAAPAATGAGRADVAPTIAATPMASATPVPPEPQAPPAPPVSSAPPAPEHGQGQDTPLVPLAEMEKQHILRALELAGDNRTLAADMLGISRSSLWRKLREYGV, from the coding sequence ATGACTACGGAACGGTTCCGGCTTGCCGAACAAGCCTCCATACAGGCAACGCCCGACGAACCCCGGCGCAGCAGCCACGGGCGCGACGCCGCGCAGCGTGCCGGCGGCGGTGGCCGCCTGTTGATTATCGATGACGAGCGCATGGCCCGCGCAAACCTCGCCCGCGCCCTGGAGCGGGGCGGGCACGAATCGGCTCAGGCGGGCAGCGGCGAAGAAGGACTGAAACTGCTGGCAGAGCAGGATATTGACGTGGTCATCACCGATATCGCCATGGCCGGCATGAACGGCATGGAGGTGCTCAAGGCGGTGCGCTCCAGCAAGCCGGATGTGGAAGTCATCATGGTCACGGGCTACCCCATGATTGAAAGCGCCGTGGAGGCCATGCGGCTCGGGGCCTTTCATTATCTGGCAAAGCCGTATTCGCTGGAAGAAGCGCGCATACTGGTGGCGCGCGCGCTGGAAAAGCGCCGCCTGCGGCAGCAGGTCGTGCAAATGCGCGCCCAGCTTGAGGCCAGCGGCTCCGTGCCCGAGATGGTGGGCGCATCGCCAGCCATGGGTGGTCTGCGGCAGGCGCTCATGCGTCTGGCTCCCACGGACGTGGCTGTGCTGCTGCAGGGCGAAACGGGCACTGGCAAGGAACTGGCGGCCCGCACCATGCACGCCCAGAGCCAGCGGGCGCGGCGGCGTTTTCTGGCCATCAACTGCGGCGCGCTGTCGCCGGAACTTCTTGAAAGCGAGCTTTTCGGGCATGAGCAGGGGGCGTTTTCCGGCGCTGTGCGGCGCAAGGAGGGGCTCTTTGAGGCCGCCAGCGGCGGCACGCTCTTTCTGGACGAAATTGGCGAAATGCCCGCAGGCATGCAGGTCAAACTGCTGCGCGTGCTTCAGGAGCAGACGCTGCGCCGGGTGGGCGGCACGGTGGACATACCCGTGGACGTGCGCATCATCGCCGCCACCAACCGCAACCTCAAGGAAGAGGTGGAGGCAGGGCGTTTTCGCCGCGACCTTTACTACCGCATTGCCGTGGTGACGCAGGAACTGCCGTCCCTGCGCAGCAGGGTTGAGGACATCCCCATGCTGGCGCGCTTCTTTCTTGCGCGGCTGGCGGAGCAGGGCGGGGCTGCGCCCCTGGATATCGACGAAGCAGCCCTTGATGCGCTGCGGCAGTATCCCTTCCCCGGCAATGTGCGCGAGCTTGCCAATATCCTGGAGCGGGCGGCGGTGTTCTGCCCGCCGGGCGGCAGCATAGGGCTGTCGCATTTGTCGCCGGAAGTTTCCGAGCCAGGCCTGCATCCCTCCACAACACCATCAGCCGCGCCTGTCGCCGCGAGCCCGCATCTTTCAACGACGGTTTCTGCCGCGCCTGCCGCCACGGGTGCGGGGCGGGCGGACGTCGCACCTACCATTGCCGCTACGCCCATGGCGTCTGCGACGCCAGTGCCGCCTGAGCCGCAAGCGCCGCCCGCGCCCCCTGTCTCCTCTGCGCCTCCTGCGCCCGAGCACGGGCAGGGGCAGGATACGCCGCTGGTTCCACTGGCAGAGATGGAAAAACAGCACATCCTGCGCGCTCTTGAACTGGCGGGCGACAACCGCACCCTGGCTGCCGACATGCTTGGCATCAGCCGTTCGTCCCTGTGGCGCAAGCTCAGGGAATACGGCGTGTAG
- a CDS encoding 4Fe-4S dicluster domain-containing protein, producing MLHIIKERIRQKYRTLDYPHQQPVLSPRYMGRPNLTPVNCGGCTACYAACPTGALLPTEGAPDSTPTLDMGRCTFCGACRDACPQQAIVFTGEHRMAVFRREDLLVVPGQPAPQAATPSTPGKFSLFRRSLKLRQVSAAGCNACEADCNVLGTLVFDLPRFGIDFVASPRHADGILVTGPVSENMRLAVIDTYDAIPEPRLVAAVGACAISGGLFRNGPQCNNGITDILPVDLFVPGCPPNPWTILDGLLALRR from the coding sequence ATGCTGCACATAATCAAGGAACGCATCCGCCAGAAATACCGCACGCTGGACTACCCCCACCAGCAGCCCGTGCTTTCGCCCAGATATATGGGCAGGCCCAACCTCACGCCCGTGAACTGCGGCGGCTGCACAGCCTGTTACGCGGCCTGCCCCACAGGAGCCCTGCTGCCCACCGAAGGCGCGCCCGACAGCACGCCCACCCTGGATATGGGGCGCTGCACCTTCTGCGGCGCGTGCCGCGATGCTTGCCCCCAACAGGCCATCGTCTTCACCGGCGAGCACCGCATGGCGGTTTTCAGGCGTGAAGACCTGCTGGTGGTTCCCGGCCAGCCGGCCCCGCAGGCGGCCACACCTTCCACCCCCGGCAAATTTTCCCTTTTCCGGCGTTCGCTCAAGCTGCGTCAGGTCAGCGCCGCAGGCTGCAACGCCTGCGAGGCGGACTGCAATGTGCTTGGCACCCTGGTCTTTGACCTGCCGCGCTTCGGCATCGATTTTGTGGCCTCGCCACGCCACGCCGACGGCATCCTGGTCACCGGGCCTGTTTCTGAAAACATGCGCCTTGCCGTCATTGACACCTATGACGCCATACCCGAACCGCGCCTTGTGGCGGCGGTGGGGGCCTGCGCCATATCGGGCGGGCTTTTCCGCAACGGGCCGCAGTGCAATAACGGCATTACCGACATCCTGCCCGTGGACCTTTTTGTGCCCGGCTGCCCGCCCAATCCCTGGACCATACTGGACGGCCTGCTGGCTTTGCGCAGATAA
- the hisC gene encoding histidinol-phosphate transaminase, whose product MFEISVRQEILALKAYVPGLSIAEIQQKYNLAKVIKMASNENPLGMSPLACDAVQRHAAMGFRYPQGGNPRLAAALAQLHGVDARRIVVGNGSDEIIDLLIRILAEPGVHNLVCFEPCFSIYPIQGRVCGVEVRRQPLNDDFSFNFDALLARVDANTRLVFVTTPDNPSGYCPPREDVARLAEKLAEIAPACLLVVDEAYMDFAENEPESSLLASGHLPENTAFMRTFSKSFGLAGLRVGYGILPPAIADYCWRARLPFSVNILAEEAALAALKDATFYALTMQTVRQGRNALTVGLTALGCYVWPSAANFVLFKLPENTLGAEDCFEALLRRGIIIRPLKSYNLPNHLRVSVGNEQENRAFLLAMDEILLQNRHAEADAALKEHK is encoded by the coding sequence ATGTTTGAGATCAGCGTGCGGCAGGAAATTCTTGCCCTGAAGGCCTATGTTCCCGGTCTGTCCATTGCCGAAATTCAGCAGAAGTACAACCTTGCCAAGGTCATCAAGATGGCCAGCAACGAAAATCCGCTGGGCATGTCGCCCCTGGCGTGTGATGCCGTACAGCGGCACGCGGCCATGGGCTTTCGTTATCCCCAGGGGGGCAATCCCCGCCTTGCGGCGGCGCTGGCGCAGCTCCACGGCGTTGATGCCCGCCGTATTGTGGTCGGCAACGGCTCCGACGAGATCATAGACCTGCTCATCCGCATTCTGGCAGAACCCGGCGTGCACAATCTGGTCTGCTTTGAACCATGCTTCAGCATCTACCCCATCCAGGGGCGCGTCTGCGGCGTCGAAGTGCGCCGCCAGCCGCTCAATGACGATTTTTCCTTCAACTTTGACGCCCTGCTCGCCAGGGTGGACGCCAATACACGCCTCGTGTTCGTCACCACGCCCGACAATCCTTCCGGCTACTGCCCGCCGCGCGAAGACGTGGCGCGCCTGGCCGAAAAACTGGCCGAAATTGCGCCCGCCTGCCTGCTGGTCGTGGACGAGGCCTATATGGACTTTGCGGAAAACGAGCCGGAATCTTCCCTTCTGGCCAGCGGCCATTTGCCCGAAAACACGGCCTTTATGCGCACATTCTCCAAAAGTTTCGGCCTTGCGGGCCTGCGCGTGGGCTACGGCATCCTGCCTCCGGCCATAGCCGACTACTGCTGGCGGGCCCGTTTGCCCTTTTCCGTCAATATTCTGGCAGAAGAGGCCGCCCTGGCCGCATTGAAAGACGCCACGTTCTACGCGCTCACCATGCAGACCGTGCGGCAGGGGCGCAATGCCCTTACCGTTGGCCTGACGGCTCTGGGCTGCTACGTCTGGCCCAGCGCTGCAAATTTTGTTCTTTTCAAACTGCCGGAAAACACGCTGGGGGCCGAGGACTGTTTTGAGGCACTGCTCCGCCGGGGCATCATTATCCGCCCGCTCAAAAGCTATAATCTGCCCAACCATCTGCGCGTCAGCGTTGGCAATGAACAGGAAAACAGGGCCTTTCTGCTGGCCATGGACGAAATTCTTCTGCAAAACCGCCATGCCGAAGCCGATGCCGCGCTTAAGGAACACAAATGA